A stretch of DNA from Thermodesulfobacteriota bacterium:
GCGAAACTTTCCAGGGACGGCACCCTGGAGGCCATAAAGGACGGGATGAGGACCGACAAGGTCTTTGACTTTATCTTCGAGAGCAAGGTGATCGCGTAGGAAACACGTGATGCGTTATACGTATTTAAAGCTTTTTCCCGCATCACGTATAACGTACACGCATAACGGCCTTTAACACGGACAGGAGGCGAGATGACTTTAGTCCCGATGGTGGTGGAGCAGACCGGTCGAGGGGAGAGGGCCTACGACATATACTCGAGGCTCTTGAAGGACAGGATAATCTTCCTGGGCTCGCAGATAGACGACGTCGCGGCCAACCTCGTGATAGCCCAGCTGCTCTTTCTGGAGAGCGAGGACCCGGACAAGGACATCTTTCTCTACATAAACTCTCCCGGTGGGCTCGTTAGCGCGGGCATGGCGGTATACGACACCATGCAGTACGTAAAGCCCGCGATCTCCACCATCTGTATGGGGCAGGCGGCGAGCATGGGGGCGCTTCTGCTGGCCGGCGGGGAGAAGGGGAAAAGGTTCGCCCTGCCGCACTCGAGGGTCCTCATACACCAGCCGCTCGGCGGCGCCCAGGGGCAGGCCACGGACATAGACATCCAGGCCCGTGAGATCTTGAGGATAAGGGAGGAACTGGCACGCGTGCTCGCAGGGCACACGGGCCAGCCGCTCGACAGGGTGCACTCGGACACGGAGCGGGACTTTTATATGACTGGCGAACAGGCGAAGGAGTATGGTATAATCGACCGGGTTATAGATAAGAGGCTCTGAGACTTGGAACAACTCATGGAG
This window harbors:
- the clpP gene encoding ATP-dependent Clp endopeptidase proteolytic subunit ClpP codes for the protein MTLVPMVVEQTGRGERAYDIYSRLLKDRIIFLGSQIDDVAANLVIAQLLFLESEDPDKDIFLYINSPGGLVSAGMAVYDTMQYVKPAISTICMGQAASMGALLLAGGEKGKRFALPHSRVLIHQPLGGAQGQATDIDIQAREILRIREELARVLAGHTGQPLDRVHSDTERDFYMTGEQAKEYGIIDRVIDKRL